The DNA region TGGCAGGGATAGGCACTTCCCAGCTGATGGATACCACGGTGGAATCGCCGGGAAAAACCTTCCGGCCGGTACGAAGTACCAGCTTGGTACCCAGGCGGTTTACTTTGGTCTGGTCGTTCGGATTGATGGTTACCCCATCCCATTGCAAGGAGTTGATTGTTGTTCCGCTGTGCAGGTCTGGCGTGCCAACGTCCCAGTCGCGGCTGTTGCCCATGCGGAAGATATCCTGATAAAGGTTAAATACCAGCCTGTCGAGGGTATCCGGACTTTGGTTGAAATAGGTGATGGTCCCCTGCCCTTTCAGCAGCCGCTTTTTCACCGAAACAGACACGTCAAACTGATACCGGGCATGGTTTTGCCAGTAATTGGGTCCGGGTTCACCGGTGGTGGTTCGGGTACCTTTGGCCAGGGCTTGCTGCCAGTTGCGCGGCAGCGGATAGCTTGTTGTCTGGCCAACAGCCTGAATAGCAATGATGAGCAATCCGGCCAGCGTTGCGAGTGTAGATTGTCTGGGCATGCAATGCTAAGTTTTTGTGCGTTCAAAAGTAGCTCAAATGGAACGCTGACCTCTGGCCGGCAAGTTTTCGTTACTTTGCAGCCAAAAGACGGCCGCAATGAAAAGCATCAACCCCTTCGATGGCAGCCTGATAGCCGAATACCCTCCGATGAGCGAAGCTGAAATTGCTGACCGGATCGCAGAAACCGACAAGGCTTTTGCTGTCTGGTCGGACATGGAGCTGTCGCGGAGATCGGTTTTCATGGAGCGACTGGGTGAGCTGTTGGAGCAGGACAAGGAAAAATATGCCCGCATCATCACCGCCGAGATGGGCAAACCCATACGCGAGGCGCGGACAGAGGTAGCCAAATGTGCCTGGCTATGCAGCCACTTTGCCCGGAACTCGGCAGACTATCTCAGGGACAGGCAGGTGGACACCGAGGCACGTCGGACGGTGGTGCGATACGAACCCCTTGGGGTGTTGTTTGCCATCATGCCATGGAACTTCCCGTTCTGGCAGGTGATGCGTTTTGCCGTCCCGGCCCTGATGGCAGGCAATACGGTTTTGTTCAAGCATGCGCCCAATGTCACCGGCTGCGGGCGTGCAATAACGGAGGCATTTGCCGCTGCAGGATTCCCGCAAGGCGTTGTATCGCAACTTGTTATGGATGTTGAGCATACCGAAATGGTCATTGCACACGCTGCAGTGCGCGGGGTGAGCATCACCGGAAGCGAGCGGGCCGGACGAAGCGTGGCTGCACTGGCAGGCAGGCATCTGAAAAAGGTTGCACTGGAACTGGGTGGATCGGATGCCTTTATTGTGTTTCCGGATGCCGAGCTTGGCGATGCCTGCACCACCGGCATGCGTTCGCGCATGCTCAATGCCGGTCAGGTGTGCATAGCTGCCAAACGCTTCCTGGTTCACGAGGACATATATGACGCATTTGTGCAACAGCAGCTCGAACTTCTTCAGGCCCTGCAACCCGGCAATCCTATGGACGAACATACTGAGATAGGTCCCATGGCCCGTCCCGATCTGATGCTGACACTCACCGAACAGCTCTCTCAGACCCTCTCGGCCGGAGCAAAGCTGAGCTTTGGCGGACGTACCTTTCCGGATTACCCGAATATCTTCATGCCTACATTGGTCGAAAATGTGCGGCCTGGCATGCGGCTGTGGGACGAAGAAACCTTTGGCCCGGTGATGTGTCTGAGCCGGTTTGGCAGCACCAACGAAGCCATCGCACTGGCAAATGCGAGTCCCTATGGCCTGGGCGCCTCGGTCTGGACCAGCGATCAGGATCTGGCACAACATGTGGCCATGCGCCTTCAAACCGGAAGCGTATTTGTAAACAGCCTGGTAAAGTCCGATCCGCGACTGCCCTTTGGCGGCATCAAAAACTCCGGCTTCGGGCGCGAACTGGGCGAAGCTGGTATCAAAGAATTTGTAAACATAAAAACCTACTGGTATCAATGATGCATATCGACATCATCACCATATTCCCCGAAATGTTTGATGGCCCCTTCAGCGAGAGCATCATCAAAAGGGCAATACATAAAGGTCTGGTTAACATCAGCTTGCACAACCTTCGCGACTACACCACCGATAAGCACCACAAGGTGGACGACTACCCTTTTGGCGGCGGAGCCGGTATGGTGATGATGGTGGAACCTATCGACCGGTGCATCAGTCACCTCAGGTCGCTGCGCAATTACGACGAAGTCATCTATATGAGTCCTGATGGCGTGTTGCTCAACCAGGGCCTGTGCAACACCCTCTCGTTACGTAAAAACCTCATCCTCCTCTGCGGCCATTACAAAGGGATAGACGAGCGCGTGCGTGAACACCTGGTTACTATGGAAATTTCCATTGGGGATTATGTGTTGTCGGGGGGTGAGCTGGCTGCAGCTGTACTCACCGACAGCATCGTCAGACTGCTGCCTGGGGTGCTGGGCGACGAGACCTCAGCGCTTTCGGATTCGTTTCAGGACGGGCTTGTTTCGCCACCTGTCTATACCCGTCCGCGCAACTACAAAGGTTGGGAAGTGCCGGAGGTGTTGCTCAGCGGCAACGACAAGCGCATCAGCGAATGGCGGCTGCAACAGGCCATCGAGCGCACCAGAAAAAGACGACCCGGGATGATCGGGGAGAGAGGGGAATAAGCACCTTTCTTACCTGAACAGGAAATTTGCTGCGCATGGAGCCTTACCCTCAGGCCAGGGTGAAAGTGCATCTATAATCTGGTTTACAGAGACTTATGAATTTTTTGGGATGACTCGTTTTGTCGCTCCCATGGGGCGGGCGTGATACAGTCTGCCCCGATTGGCAAAATATTTTCCATCGTGACCGGACTTGCTGTTCACACAAAAAATCACAACCCCAGATGGCCAGAATACTTACTGAAAAAGCTTATAGTCCACCTCGATGGGTTGAAACAAATATCGTTCATCATATGTAACCTCAAAATCCCGAAGAAAATCCAGATATTCCTCCCGAAACGACCTACGAGCGTGATGTTTCTCCTGATTTTCAATGTAATTGATAACCGTCTGCAAGTCCTTCTTTGCATAGGAAAAAGCTCCAAAGCCTTCCTGCCATGAAAATCTGCCCGTTACAAATCCCTTTTCGTTGATCCATTTGGATGAGCTTGACTTGATTTCCCGAATCAAATCCGATAATGATTGTGTTGGGCGAAGACCGAAAAGAATATGCAGATGATCAGGCATTCCATTGATAGCCAACATTTTGTGATTATTGCTTTGCACAATGGCGGTGATATATTTGTATAAATCGTCTTTCCATCCTCTCCTGATGAGGCTTCGCCTGTCTTTGACAGCAAAAACAGCATGAATGTGGATTTGGGTATAGGTGTTCGACATGGTGTTCGATTTTTGTAATTTGTAAATTTCAACTGGTTGCGCGCTACGAATATAATTTTTTTTGGATAAAATTTTTTTTTGGCAATGAAAATGGGGCGATTTATGACGTGTGGGTCGACGATGGGATTAACGATATGCCGCCCCTATCGGGGCTACCGATATACCGCCCCTATCGGGGCTACCGATATACCGCCCCTATCGGGGCTACCGATATATCGCCCCTAACGGGGCTACCGATATATCGCCCCTATCGGGGCTACCGATGCCGCCCCTATCTGGGCTACCGATATACCGCCCCTATCGGGGCTACCGATTTGCCGCCCCTAACGGGGCTACCGATTTGCCGCCCCTAACGGGGCTACCGTTATACCGCCCCTATCGGGGCTACCGATATATCGCCCCTATCGGGGCTACCGTTATACCGCCCCTAACGGGGCTACCGATCTACCGCTCCTAACGGGGCTACCGATTTGCCGCCCCTATCGGGGCTACCGTTATACCGCCCCTATCGGGGCTACCGATATATCGCCCCTAACGGGGCTACCGATTTGCCGCCCCTAACGGGGCTACCGATGCCGCCCCTAACGGGGCTGCCGTTATACCGCCCCTATCGGGGCTACCGATATACCGCCTCTATCGGGGCTACCGATTTGCCGCCCCTATCGGGGCTACCGATATATCGCCCCTATCGGGGCTACCGATGCCGCCCCTATCGGGGCTACCGTTATACCGCCCCTATCGGGGCTACCGATATATCGCCCCTATCGGGGCTACCGTTATACCGCCCCTATCGGGGCTACCGATATATCGCCCCTATCGGGGCTACCGATTTGCCGCCCCTATCGGGGCTACCGATATACCGCCCCTATCGGGGCTACCGATTTGCCGCCCCTATCGGGGTTACCGTTATACCGCCCCTATCGGGGCTACCGATATACCGCACCTATCGGGGCTACCGATATATCGCCCCTAACGGGGCTACCGATATACCGCCCCTATCGGGGCTACCGTTATACCGCCCCTATCGGGGCTACCGATATATCGCCCCTAACGGGGCTACCGATATACCGCCCCTATCGGGGCTACCGATGCCGCCCCTATCGGGGCTACCGATATATCGCCCCTAACGGGGCTACCGATATATCGCCCCTAACGGGGCTACCGATGCCGCCCCTAACGGGGCTACCGATATATCGCCCCTATCGGGGCTACCGATTTGCCGCCCCTATCGGGGCTAGCGATTTACCGCCCCTATCGGGGCTACCGGATTGCCGCCTGGTATGCATTGGTCAGCTTTCTGCGTCAAGGGCGGTTTGTCTTACGATTTCGGTGAAGAGCACCCTGTTGCGCACCAGGTCGTGGTGGTTGCCCCAGATTTTGATGATTTGAGGCTGGAACCCTTTCTCTCTATCCCATCCCAGATCTGGAAGATCGAATTCATTCTGGACTGCCACAACGAGTTGCAGCCTGACTGGTTTTCGAGGAGCCTGGGGAATATGGTTTCGGGCAGCTTTATACCACGTCCATCGGATGTAAAAATTCCGGTACTTTTCAGGCAAAGGCTTATTGAAAAACAGGTAGATACACAGGCGAAGCCGTTTGCTAAACAGGTTGATGTGTTTCCTCAAACCTGCGACCGGATGATAAAGTTCACGCCAAACCCAGGGGGCAGGAGTGTCAATCAAAATCAAGCGTTCAATCCTGATTCCCTGACGCACCAGGATCGATGCCATTTCGGCAGCTACAAGACCGCCGAATGAATACCCGATCAGGATAAAACGACTGTATTTCAGGTGGTTGATGAGATGGCTTGCATAGAATTCTGCCATCGAATGTACGTTCGTCCTTTGTATTTGCTCCCCGTCCGATCCCTCCGGAAGAAAGGTATAAATGGCTCTATCCGGCAAAAGTTCCGGGAGATAAAGGTTGCCCCTGTCGAGGAAAACCGTAACCACTGGCACGGTATCATCAGCTTTATGCTGCAGACAGACCATGCCAGGCGGCAGCTGAACCATACCAAGGTTAAGGCTTTGTTTTTTGGCTTCGATAAGTTCAGCAAGCTGCGCAACAGAGGGGTTCTGATAAAATTCACCGATGCTCAGATTTACACCGGTCTGCTTTGAGAGCTCGGAAATACAGGCCAATACCTGAAGTGAGTCGCCTCCGAGCCTGAAAAAATTTGATTCCAGGAATATCTTGCTAACATTCAATATCTTGGAATAGGTCTCCACCACAATGGCCTGGATGGGTGTGTAGCTTTGTGCTGGCACGGCATAAGCTTCATCGGGCAGTTCCGGAAGTGGCAGGGCATGTTCGTCGATCTTCAGGTTCCGGGTTAGCGGAAAATCGTGCAATGGCACCACCGCGGCAGGACACATATAATCGGGCAACATGCCATGCAGATGACGAAGCAAGGACTGGCCATCAAAATTCTCCGGCTCTTTTACTTTGACGTAGGTTGTCAGCACAGGTTTTCCGTGCAGTCTGGCAAGGGTGGTAAAGGCGTCAAAAATTCCTGGGAGTCTTCTGGCTGCCGCATCTATCTCTTCCGGTTCAATTCTGTAGCCCCTGATTTTCAACTGCCTGTCTTTCCGACCCTTGTAGATCAGCTGGCCGTATTTATTCCTCAGCACAAGATCGCCGGTGAGATAACAGCGCACATCCGAAGCAAAATCCGTCTGCAAAGTCACAAACTTTTCGGCCGTTGTTTCAGGTTTGTTGAGGTATTCGTCTGCCAGTTGGGGACCAATCACTCCGAGCTCACCCACAAAACCATCCGGGAGCACCTGATGCTGATTGTCGAGCACCACCAGGCAGTTCTTTCCCAGGGGATATCCTATGGCAAAATCATCTTTGGCTTTGTTTTCGCTGAGCTTACAACTTGCAACGACTACGGTGGTTTCGGTCGGGCCGTAGGTGTTGATGAGTTCCGGACTGTTTCCGAAATGCTCCTTCCAGGCTTCCGCA from Bacteroidota bacterium includes:
- a CDS encoding NAD-dependent succinate-semialdehyde dehydrogenase, with product MKSINPFDGSLIAEYPPMSEAEIADRIAETDKAFAVWSDMELSRRSVFMERLGELLEQDKEKYARIITAEMGKPIREARTEVAKCAWLCSHFARNSADYLRDRQVDTEARRTVVRYEPLGVLFAIMPWNFPFWQVMRFAVPALMAGNTVLFKHAPNVTGCGRAITEAFAAAGFPQGVVSQLVMDVEHTEMVIAHAAVRGVSITGSERAGRSVAALAGRHLKKVALELGGSDAFIVFPDAELGDACTTGMRSRMLNAGQVCIAAKRFLVHEDIYDAFVQQQLELLQALQPGNPMDEHTEIGPMARPDLMLTLTEQLSQTLSAGAKLSFGGRTFPDYPNIFMPTLVENVRPGMRLWDEETFGPVMCLSRFGSTNEAIALANASPYGLGASVWTSDQDLAQHVAMRLQTGSVFVNSLVKSDPRLPFGGIKNSGFGRELGEAGIKEFVNIKTYWYQ
- the trmD gene encoding tRNA (guanosine(37)-N1)-methyltransferase TrmD, whose protein sequence is MHIDIITIFPEMFDGPFSESIIKRAIHKGLVNISLHNLRDYTTDKHHKVDDYPFGGGAGMVMMVEPIDRCISHLRSLRNYDEVIYMSPDGVLLNQGLCNTLSLRKNLILLCGHYKGIDERVREHLVTMEISIGDYVLSGGELAAAVLTDSIVRLLPGVLGDETSALSDSFQDGLVSPPVYTRPRNYKGWEVPEVLLSGNDKRISEWRLQQAIERTRKRRPGMIGERGE
- the tnpA gene encoding IS200/IS605 family transposase, coding for MSNTYTQIHIHAVFAVKDRRSLIRRGWKDDLYKYITAIVQSNNHKMLAINGMPDHLHILFGLRPTQSLSDLIREIKSSSSKWINEKGFVTGRFSWQEGFGAFSYAKKDLQTVINYIENQEKHHARRSFREEYLDFLRDFEVTYDERYLFQPIEVDYKLFQ